The following are encoded in a window of Longimicrobium sp. genomic DNA:
- the cutA gene encoding divalent-cation tolerance protein CutA — protein sequence MTAPDAAAARTLARALVDERLIACANLVPGVTSIYRWEGRVEEAGEVLVVMKTRAALVPRLLARAAALHPYEVPELLALPVDDGLAAYCRWVAEETDGA from the coding sequence ATGACCGCGCCGGACGCGGCCGCCGCGCGGACCCTGGCCCGCGCGCTGGTGGACGAGCGGCTCATCGCCTGCGCCAACCTCGTTCCCGGGGTGACGTCGATCTACCGCTGGGAAGGGCGGGTGGAGGAGGCGGGCGAGGTGCTGGTGGTGATGAAGACGCGTGCGGCGCTGGTGCCGCGGCTGCTGGCGCGCGCGGCCGCGCTGCACCCCTACGAAGTGCCCGAGCTGCTGGCGCTGCCGGTGGACGACGGGCTCGCGGCGTACTGCCGCTGGGTGGCGGAGGAGACGGACGGCGCGTGA
- the folE gene encoding GTP cyclohydrolase I FolE → MSELKLRDRLAGLDYDDEDEAAREYRELVRRQLLALGEDPDRDGLRRTPERVEKAMRWLTRGYDMSVDDVIRGAVFDENHHNMVIVKDIEMYSLCEHHLLPFFGKVHIAYIPNGHIVGLSKLPRVVEVFARRLQVQERMTEQIAHAIQEVLEPAGVGVVVEAVHLCMMMRGVEKQNSKTITSAMKGVFLEDMRTRDEFLRLVHAGGVAI, encoded by the coding sequence ATGAGCGAGCTGAAGCTGCGCGACCGGCTGGCCGGCCTCGACTACGACGACGAGGACGAGGCCGCGCGCGAGTACCGCGAGCTGGTGCGCCGCCAGCTGCTGGCGCTGGGCGAGGACCCCGACCGCGACGGGCTGCGCCGCACGCCCGAGCGGGTGGAGAAGGCCATGCGCTGGCTCACCCGCGGCTACGACATGTCGGTCGACGACGTGATCCGCGGCGCCGTCTTCGACGAGAACCACCACAACATGGTCATCGTCAAGGACATCGAGATGTACTCGCTGTGCGAGCACCACCTCCTCCCCTTCTTCGGCAAGGTCCACATCGCCTACATCCCCAACGGCCACATCGTGGGGCTGAGCAAGCTGCCGCGGGTGGTGGAGGTGTTCGCGCGGCGGCTGCAGGTGCAGGAGCGGATGACCGAGCAGATCGCGCACGCCATCCAGGAGGTGCTGGAGCCCGCGGGCGTGGGCGTGGTGGTGGAGGCGGTGCACCTGTGCATGATGATGCGCGGGGTGGAGAAGCAGAACTCCAAGACCATCACCAGCGCCATGAAGGGCGTGTTCCTGGAGGACATGCGCACCCGCGACGAGTTCCTGCGCCTGGTCCATGCCGGCGGCGTGGCAATCTGA
- a CDS encoding metal ABC transporter substrate-binding protein — MTMTRKTAAIVAGLALLAGPAAAQRQLKVVTSTTDLADLASEVCGNRCQVVHISEGYQDPHFVEAKPSFILQLRNADVFAFVGLDLEIGWMPLLVQGARNPRIQQGGSGYVDASRVIRVLDRPTGNVDRSQGDVHPAGNPHYWLDPENGRRIARMFRDKFSQLAPGDAQTFAGNYAAFEARLNAAERAWQPQIAQIRGKPVVAWHTSWRYFAEYNGMNIVGFMEPKPGVPPSPSHLAGLIATMRRTGAKVIVMEPYYDRRTADFVAQRTGARVLVLPPSVGGVRSITDYIQLMQYDVNQLAAAVR; from the coding sequence ATGACGATGACGAGGAAGACCGCCGCGATCGTCGCCGGGCTGGCGCTGCTGGCCGGGCCCGCCGCGGCGCAGCGGCAGCTGAAGGTGGTGACGAGCACCACCGATCTCGCCGACCTGGCCAGCGAGGTGTGCGGCAACCGCTGCCAGGTGGTGCACATCAGCGAGGGCTACCAGGATCCCCACTTCGTGGAGGCCAAGCCCAGCTTCATCCTGCAGCTGCGCAACGCCGACGTGTTCGCGTTCGTGGGGCTGGACCTGGAGATCGGGTGGATGCCGCTGCTGGTGCAGGGCGCGCGCAACCCCAGGATCCAGCAGGGCGGCAGCGGCTACGTCGACGCCTCGCGGGTGATCCGCGTGCTCGACCGCCCCACCGGGAACGTGGACCGCAGCCAGGGCGACGTGCACCCGGCGGGGAATCCGCACTACTGGCTGGACCCCGAGAACGGCCGCCGCATCGCGCGGATGTTCCGCGACAAGTTCAGCCAGCTCGCGCCCGGCGACGCGCAGACCTTCGCCGGCAACTACGCGGCGTTCGAGGCGCGGCTGAACGCGGCCGAGCGCGCCTGGCAGCCGCAGATCGCGCAGATCCGCGGCAAGCCCGTGGTGGCCTGGCACACCAGCTGGCGCTACTTCGCGGAGTACAACGGGATGAACATCGTGGGCTTCATGGAGCCCAAGCCCGGCGTCCCGCCGTCGCCCTCGCACCTCGCCGGGCTGATCGCCACCATGCGGCGCACGGGGGCCAAGGTGATCGTGATGGAGCCGTACTACGACCGGCGCACGGCCGACTTCGTGGCGCAGCGGACGGGCGCGCGGGTGCTGGTGCTGCCGCCGTCGGTGGGCGGCGTCCGCTCGATCACCGACTACATCCAGCTGATGCAGTACGACGTGAACCAGCTGGCCGCGGCGGTGCGATGA
- a CDS encoding energy transducer TonB, which yields MFEKVTQQRADRRAFLRLHGFSAAVAAHAACALGITTLSLAAPAAEQTVETATYLLLQAPVTLPVPPIASANGARRTATPRPRGRRDAPQQPADAAREMAERLVQRLERALPAPSVTVDALPPPGPELDASLLRGLGEVGAKEMAGEAVAGGFASEDDGGGAPLVNSEVLANPPQIVNRNTVARVMGEDYPGWLMDRGVEGQVVVAFIIGVDGRAEMNHVQVLSASHRDFIPAAMRGLRRMRFRPAELDGRRVRVRVSLPLVWLLPGAR from the coding sequence ATGTTCGAGAAGGTCACGCAACAGCGCGCCGATCGGCGCGCGTTCCTCAGGCTGCACGGGTTTTCGGCGGCGGTGGCCGCGCACGCGGCGTGCGCGCTCGGCATCACCACCCTCTCCCTCGCGGCGCCGGCGGCGGAGCAGACGGTGGAGACGGCCACGTACCTCCTCCTGCAGGCGCCCGTCACCCTCCCGGTCCCCCCGATCGCGTCGGCGAACGGGGCCAGACGCACCGCCACGCCGCGGCCGCGCGGGCGTCGGGACGCGCCGCAGCAGCCGGCGGACGCGGCGCGGGAGATGGCCGAGCGCCTCGTGCAACGCCTGGAACGCGCGCTCCCCGCGCCCAGCGTGACCGTGGACGCGCTCCCGCCGCCCGGGCCGGAGCTCGATGCCTCGCTGCTGCGCGGGCTGGGCGAGGTGGGAGCGAAGGAGATGGCGGGGGAGGCGGTGGCCGGCGGGTTCGCGTCGGAGGACGATGGCGGCGGGGCGCCGCTGGTGAACAGCGAGGTGCTCGCGAACCCGCCGCAGATCGTCAACCGCAACACGGTCGCCCGGGTGATGGGCGAGGACTATCCCGGCTGGCTGATGGACCGTGGGGTCGAGGGGCAGGTGGTGGTGGCGTTCATCATCGGGGTCGACGGCCGCGCGGAGATGAACCATGTGCAGGTGCTCTCCGCCAGCCACCGCGACTTCATCCCCGCGGCCATGCGCGGGCTGCGGCGGATGCGCTTCCGCCCCGCGGAGCTCGACGGACGGCGCGTGCGGGTGCGCGTGAGCCTGCCGCTGGTGTGGCTGCTCCCAGGCGCCCGCTGA
- a CDS encoding tetratricopeptide repeat protein, with product MARKTQEPENPEAQAAAPQAADASSPDAGNGKPARAPRRTRAAAAADAGADPAVAERLERAEALAESGMHADAAEAFAAVVALRPDSVRALLGAGTALAAQGKYEAAEKELRRAEKLAPDDAAVHLQLGSALLKRGNYPAAAASLRRAVELDPDGGQAYLLLGDALNQMAESDAAIEVLEAAVRIQPESSKAYYAMGIAYDRKGNFDRAAEMYRLSREVASR from the coding sequence ATGGCCCGCAAGACGCAGGAGCCGGAGAACCCCGAAGCGCAGGCCGCCGCCCCACAGGCGGCCGACGCGTCCTCGCCCGACGCCGGCAACGGCAAGCCCGCGCGCGCGCCCCGGCGCACGCGCGCCGCCGCCGCGGCCGACGCGGGCGCCGACCCGGCGGTCGCCGAGCGGCTGGAGCGCGCCGAGGCGCTGGCCGAGAGCGGGATGCACGCCGACGCCGCCGAGGCGTTCGCCGCGGTGGTGGCGCTGCGTCCCGACAGCGTGCGCGCGCTGCTGGGGGCGGGCACCGCGCTGGCCGCGCAGGGGAAGTACGAGGCGGCGGAGAAGGAGCTGCGGCGCGCCGAGAAGCTGGCGCCCGACGACGCGGCCGTGCACCTGCAGCTGGGCTCGGCGCTGCTCAAGCGCGGCAACTACCCCGCGGCCGCGGCTTCCCTCCGCCGTGCGGTGGAGCTGGACCCCGACGGCGGGCAGGCCTACCTGCTGCTGGGCGACGCGCTGAACCAGATGGCCGAGAGCGACGCGGCCATCGAGGTGCTGGAGGCGGCGGTGCGCATCCAGCCCGAGAGCAGCAAGGCCTACTACGCCATGGGCATCGCCTACGACCGCAAGGGCAACTTCGACCGCGCCGCCGAGATGTACCGGCTGAGCCGCGAGGTCGCGAGCCGCTGA
- a CDS encoding metal ABC transporter permease gives MLDAVLLFREALYGALVIALACSVLGVYVVLRRIVFVGAALAQLSSAGIALSLFLSGIGVAASLTSHPVPMALLVTLAGALFFGVEGGGRGPVPPDATIGVAYAVAAAAGILLVAKAVTGEAHDIFLQGNILSITRSDTLVLLAVSIPVLLVHLLFYKEFLFVSFDRETARTLGYRVGGWNLLLYGTLGLVIAFAMQFAGVMLVFNFLVLPAVTGLLLARGMAGVFAWSVASAVLAAVIGFTLSVPYDLPTGPAIICVSGILALLAWALRALRRG, from the coding sequence GTGCTTGACGCCGTCCTCCTCTTCCGCGAGGCGCTCTACGGCGCGCTGGTGATCGCGCTGGCCTGCTCGGTGCTGGGCGTGTACGTGGTGCTGCGGCGCATCGTCTTCGTCGGTGCCGCGCTGGCGCAGCTCTCCTCGGCGGGGATCGCGCTCTCGCTCTTCCTGTCGGGGATCGGGGTGGCCGCCTCGCTCACCAGCCATCCCGTGCCGATGGCGCTGCTGGTGACGCTGGCCGGCGCGCTCTTCTTCGGCGTGGAGGGCGGCGGCCGCGGCCCGGTGCCGCCCGACGCGACCATCGGCGTGGCCTACGCCGTGGCCGCCGCGGCGGGGATCCTCCTCGTGGCCAAGGCGGTGACGGGCGAGGCGCACGACATCTTCCTGCAGGGCAACATCCTCAGCATCACGCGCAGCGACACGCTGGTGCTGCTGGCGGTGTCCATCCCCGTGCTGCTGGTCCATCTCCTCTTCTACAAGGAGTTCCTGTTCGTCTCGTTCGACCGCGAGACGGCGCGCACGCTGGGCTACCGCGTGGGCGGGTGGAACCTGCTGCTGTACGGCACGCTGGGGCTGGTGATCGCCTTCGCCATGCAGTTCGCGGGGGTGATGCTGGTGTTCAACTTCCTCGTCCTCCCGGCGGTGACGGGGCTGCTGCTGGCGCGGGGGATGGCGGGGGTGTTCGCGTGGTCGGTGGCGTCCGCCGTGCTCGCGGCGGTGATCGGATTCACCCTGTCGGTGCCGTACGACCTGCCGACGGGCCCGGCCATCATCTGCGTCTCGGGCATCCTCGCGCTGCTGGCGTGGGCGCTGCGGGCGCTCCGGCGCGGTTGA
- a CDS encoding Fur family transcriptional regulator: MRSLNEILECIARRGHRLTRPRRAVIESLVAAEGPACVRELHAAAGAVDLVTVYRAMHWLVDLGLARQVDGGPGGERYELLDGAHTHHLHCDACGRMFTVPVCGVPSSVFTILERRYGFVVADHRLVFHGSCVECRQT, from the coding sequence ATGCGTTCGCTGAACGAGATCCTCGAGTGCATCGCCCGCCGCGGGCACCGCCTGACGCGCCCGCGCCGCGCCGTGATCGAATCGCTGGTAGCGGCCGAGGGGCCCGCCTGCGTGCGCGAGCTGCACGCCGCCGCGGGGGCGGTGGACCTCGTCACCGTCTACCGCGCCATGCACTGGCTTGTGGATCTGGGCCTCGCCCGGCAGGTGGACGGCGGCCCCGGCGGCGAGCGCTACGAGTTGCTGGACGGCGCGCACACCCATCACCTGCACTGCGACGCGTGCGGCCGGATGTTCACCGTCCCCGTCTGCGGCGTCCCCTCGTCGGTGTTCACGATCCTGGAACGACGGTACGGTTTCGTCGTCGCCGACCACCGCCTGGTCTTCCACGGCAGCTGCGTGGAATGTCGGCAAACGTGA
- a CDS encoding ATP-binding protein: MAAIAVTVVEAGAPESHAESAGSAVKPQFKLLTLDAFQQVEQAPTRRVGGTGLGLSVTRNLARLLGGDVEVASRFPGGSTFTVRIPPRTRLSAAADLPREG, from the coding sequence TTGGCGGCGATCGCCGTCACCGTCGTGGAGGCCGGCGCTCCTGAGTCTCACGCAGAGTCAGCAGGGTCAGCAGTAAAACCGCAGTTCAAACTGCTGACTCTGGACGCCTTCCAGCAGGTGGAGCAGGCGCCCACGCGGCGGGTGGGCGGCACCGGGCTGGGGCTCTCCGTCACCCGCAACCTGGCCCGGCTGCTGGGCGGCGACGTGGAGGTGGCGAGCCGCTTCCCCGGCGGCAGCACCTTCACCGTGCGCATCCCGCCGCGCACCCGCCTTTCCGCCGCCGCCGACCTGCCGCGGGAGGGGTGA
- a CDS encoding SDR family oxidoreductase → MTDHEEMIGGEPAPNGGGPAAQAGELAGKTVVVTGASRGIGLEVARGMVRAGAWVGMVARGHDTLLRAAAEAGGHAIPGDVGEPAGVHAVATYVTELLGDAPDVLVSCAGAFSLAPLAETDPADFERQVAVNLRGPFLLIRAFLPLMLRRRSGHLIHLGSVAGRVAFPENGAYAASKFGLRGMHEVLLQEIRGTGVRATLVEPAATDTALWDAIDMQAKPGLPPRESMLRAEDVARVVLFAAGQPRHVQIPTIAVESAG, encoded by the coding sequence ATGACGGATCACGAGGAGATGATCGGCGGCGAGCCCGCGCCGAACGGGGGCGGCCCCGCGGCGCAGGCGGGCGAGCTGGCCGGGAAGACGGTGGTGGTCACCGGCGCCTCGCGCGGGATCGGGCTGGAGGTGGCGCGCGGGATGGTGCGCGCCGGCGCCTGGGTGGGGATGGTGGCGCGGGGGCACGACACGCTCCTGCGCGCGGCGGCCGAGGCCGGCGGCCACGCCATCCCCGGCGACGTGGGCGAACCGGCGGGCGTCCACGCCGTGGCCACCTACGTCACCGAGCTGCTGGGCGACGCGCCCGACGTGCTGGTGAGCTGCGCGGGCGCCTTCTCGCTGGCCCCGCTGGCGGAGACCGATCCGGCCGACTTCGAGCGGCAGGTCGCGGTGAACCTGCGCGGGCCCTTCCTGCTCATCCGCGCCTTCCTCCCGCTGATGCTGCGCCGCCGCTCGGGGCACCTGATCCACCTGGGCTCGGTGGCCGGACGTGTGGCCTTCCCCGAGAACGGGGCGTACGCCGCGTCGAAGTTCGGGCTGCGCGGGATGCACGAGGTGCTGCTGCAGGAGATCCGCGGCACCGGCGTCCGCGCCACCCTGGTGGAGCCCGCGGCGACGGACACGGCGCTGTGGGACGCCATCGACATGCAGGCGAAGCCCGGGCTGCCGCCGCGCGAGTCGATGCTGCGCGCCGAAGACGTGGCGCGCGTGGTGCTGTTCGCCGCGGGGCAGCCGCGGCACGTGCAGATTCCCACCATCGCGGTCGAGTCCGCGGGGTAG
- a CDS encoding metal ABC transporter ATP-binding protein translates to MTDLVRFDGVALGYGRRTILSGLSFAVHEGDFLGLVGPNGAGKTTVLRAILGTLAPQSGTLTRSDSLRFGYVPQRDQVDYNFPLRVLDVVLMGRYDRIGLGRRPGRDDRARAMAALEHVGIADLASRPLKDLSGGQKQRTLIARALVGEPNVLVLDEPTNGMDLVSTTQILGLVRELHERDGLTVIMVSHALNEVANYVDRIALVVGGGFRIGTVDEIMTEPVLSEMYGIPVEVDSHEGHRIVLARRFAPGQEARRA, encoded by the coding sequence ATGACCGACCTGGTGCGCTTCGACGGCGTGGCGCTGGGCTACGGGCGCCGCACCATCCTCTCCGGCCTGAGCTTCGCCGTCCACGAGGGCGACTTCCTCGGTCTCGTGGGGCCCAACGGGGCGGGGAAGACCACCGTGCTGCGGGCCATCCTCGGCACGCTGGCGCCGCAGTCGGGAACGCTGACGCGATCGGACTCGCTGCGCTTCGGCTACGTGCCGCAGCGCGACCAGGTGGACTACAACTTCCCCCTGCGGGTGCTGGACGTGGTGCTGATGGGGCGCTACGACCGCATCGGCCTGGGCCGCCGCCCCGGCCGCGACGACCGCGCGCGGGCCATGGCCGCGCTCGAGCACGTGGGGATCGCCGATCTCGCCAGTCGCCCGCTGAAGGACCTCTCCGGCGGGCAGAAGCAGCGCACGCTCATCGCCCGGGCGCTGGTGGGCGAGCCCAACGTGCTGGTGCTCGACGAGCCGACCAACGGGATGGACCTGGTCTCGACCACGCAGATCCTCGGCCTCGTGCGCGAGCTGCACGAGCGCGACGGGCTGACGGTGATCATGGTGAGCCACGCGCTGAACGAGGTGGCCAACTACGTCGACCGCATCGCGCTGGTGGTGGGCGGGGGGTTCCGCATCGGCACGGTGGACGAGATCATGACCGAGCCGGTGCTGAGCGAGATGTACGGCATCCCCGTGGAGGTCGACTCGCACGAGGGGCACCGCATCGTGCTGGCGCGGCGCTTCGCCCCGGGGCAGGAGGCGCGCCGTGCTTGA
- a CDS encoding tetratricopeptide repeat protein, translating to MSWFTKLINGRSGPAAKDPDYYEEGTILLREEKYHEALTSFRLALRESPNDTDVLQQIAVTYTRIGMTDEATRTYRRVLELKPHASGAHYGLAFLMLQQGNTDEAVAHLRTFLARPPQHAGAQRHVTHARKTLAELTGEGEAEADEPAPSSPDLRLDL from the coding sequence ATGTCCTGGTTCACCAAGCTGATCAACGGCCGCTCCGGGCCAGCGGCGAAGGACCCGGATTACTATGAGGAAGGGACCATCCTTCTCCGCGAGGAGAAGTACCACGAGGCGCTGACCTCCTTCCGGCTGGCGCTGCGCGAGAGCCCGAACGACACCGACGTGCTGCAGCAGATCGCGGTGACGTACACGCGCATCGGGATGACCGACGAGGCCACGCGCACCTACCGCCGGGTGCTGGAGCTGAAGCCGCACGCCAGCGGCGCCCACTACGGGCTGGCCTTCCTGATGCTGCAGCAGGGGAACACCGACGAGGCGGTGGCGCACCTGCGCACCTTCCTGGCCCGCCCGCCGCAGCACGCCGGCGCCCAGCGCCACGTGACGCACGCGCGCAAGACGCTGGCGGAGCTCACCGGCGAGGGCGAGGCCGAGGCCGACGAGCCCGCCCCCTCGTCGCCCGACCTGCGGCTGGACCTCTGA
- a CDS encoding Trm112 family protein codes for MYLLLTDILACPRCGPEFGLVLLADRIAERRVMEGRLGCPNCREQYPIHHGVLDVRTSMDAAAGAESPSPENAVGDDEAAAVRLAALLGLADARGTVLIAGPGAALADAVSALVEEVEVVAFTPDLPVDGEERTGVSRIVGGGRFPFRDRTLRGVALTGGGDEARLAEALRVLQPGARVVVEHAAEGTAERLEALGAQVILDQEGTVVARAVGEPVQLRLNALR; via the coding sequence ATGTATCTCCTGCTGACGGACATCCTCGCGTGCCCACGCTGCGGGCCGGAGTTCGGGCTGGTGCTGCTGGCCGACCGCATCGCCGAGCGGCGGGTGATGGAGGGACGGCTCGGCTGCCCGAACTGCCGCGAGCAGTATCCCATCCATCACGGCGTGCTGGACGTACGTACGTCGATGGACGCGGCCGCCGGCGCGGAATCCCCATCTCCCGAAAACGCGGTGGGGGACGACGAGGCCGCGGCGGTGCGGCTGGCGGCGCTCCTCGGCCTGGCCGACGCGCGGGGGACGGTGCTGATCGCCGGGCCGGGCGCCGCGCTGGCCGACGCCGTCTCCGCGCTGGTGGAGGAGGTGGAGGTCGTCGCCTTCACGCCCGATCTCCCTGTCGATGGAGAGGAACGCACGGGGGTGAGCCGGATCGTGGGCGGGGGACGGTTTCCCTTCCGCGACCGCACGCTGCGTGGCGTGGCCCTCACCGGCGGCGGGGACGAGGCGCGGCTGGCGGAGGCGCTGCGGGTGCTGCAGCCGGGCGCCCGCGTGGTCGTGGAGCACGCCGCGGAGGGGACGGCGGAGCGGCTGGAGGCGCTGGGCGCGCAGGTCATCCTGGACCAGGAAGGCACCGTCGTGGCGCGCGCCGTGGGCGAGCCGGTGCAGTTGCGGCTGAACGCCCTTCGCTGA
- a CDS encoding 6-carboxytetrahydropterin synthase — protein sequence MPTVRVTRRMHFNAAHRLHNPALSDEENRRIYGPCNHPNWHGHNYELDITVEGEPDPRTGYLVDLGQVRDVAEEVLRDVDHRNLNLDVPWLEGVIPSTENLVVALWQQLAPRIPRGRLARLVLYETPRNWAEYEGE from the coding sequence TTGCCGACCGTACGCGTGACCCGGCGCATGCACTTCAACGCCGCGCACCGCCTGCACAACCCTGCGCTGAGCGACGAGGAGAACCGCCGCATCTACGGGCCGTGCAACCACCCCAACTGGCACGGGCACAACTACGAGCTCGACATCACCGTCGAGGGCGAGCCCGACCCGCGCACGGGGTATCTCGTCGACCTCGGACAGGTGCGCGACGTGGCGGAAGAGGTGCTGCGCGATGTCGATCACCGGAACCTGAACCTCGACGTCCCCTGGCTCGAGGGCGTCATCCCGTCGACCGAGAACCTGGTGGTGGCGCTGTGGCAGCAGCTGGCGCCGCGGATCCCGCGCGGGCGGCTGGCGCGGCTGGTGCTGTACGAGACGCCCCGCAACTGGGCGGAGTACGAGGGAGAGTGA
- a CDS encoding zinc dependent phospholipase C family protein, which yields MPSLGIHYLVLDEFVTRLRHSSDPMERALANHMEANPAMASLGAIGPDVFYYMDSPAGIVASIADVFDVLNQVGGILDSAADLSGKIGFPNAANLLKQLGETAKLKIANLEARLEAAVININDLVTGHYIMGHSAIQENEPETKWKWGDLVHDRVSGVLARSIGNRARNSGNSAWIAFATGYVTHLATDFTGHPYVNQCVGGPARGYLMRHTVAEKFMDAKVFSDRGQDINTSKLHRRTEPLLHTTQLDNLCQMLSAELAALAPFASTHGYSLPPTPTQNQIRDAVENMNSLFRLVTEQSIVPPPIAPSIAIPPLPGQYGSITNAIGGLFPPSGSPRSLTDWLKLLLALLVSLPALLVDIARFFADLAAGVVLYPLEAALYLLQSILYRSYRITRWFLVVSGVAFPLRDEINSSIGRQFITCRHPSGGDDYPRVPHAVRSWRARFQAVGRLLEFEATDLDYLHYPTGELERPIVEPSPYRQGVTPDYFISELQPDHSYVSQWTSVSTPTDLSKLPRVVPKASDPQVAGFGNAIEFSLMYIHMPSMFDNINLDSDRGYAYKQWRCDGGIGTGDLVNERFL from the coding sequence ATGCCGTCTCTCGGGATCCATTATCTGGTGTTGGACGAGTTCGTCACTCGTCTACGACACAGCAGCGACCCAATGGAACGCGCGTTAGCAAATCACATGGAGGCCAACCCAGCGATGGCCTCTTTAGGGGCTATCGGACCAGATGTGTTCTACTATATGGATTCCCCCGCCGGGATTGTCGCATCAATTGCTGACGTTTTCGACGTGCTGAACCAAGTCGGAGGAATCCTGGATTCGGCAGCAGACCTTTCGGGGAAGATCGGATTTCCCAACGCTGCGAATCTCCTGAAACAACTCGGAGAAACTGCAAAGCTAAAGATTGCTAACCTCGAGGCACGGCTTGAAGCAGCGGTCATCAATATCAATGATCTGGTGACAGGCCACTACATTATGGGCCACTCAGCAATCCAAGAAAACGAGCCCGAGACGAAATGGAAGTGGGGAGACTTGGTGCATGATCGGGTCAGTGGCGTTCTTGCACGATCTATCGGTAATCGTGCGCGGAATAGCGGCAATAGTGCGTGGATCGCGTTTGCTACCGGCTACGTCACCCATCTAGCGACAGACTTCACCGGCCATCCGTATGTCAATCAGTGCGTTGGGGGGCCCGCACGAGGCTACCTCATGCGTCACACCGTTGCAGAGAAGTTCATGGATGCGAAGGTATTTTCCGACCGCGGCCAAGACATTAACACCTCGAAGCTGCATCGCCGAACCGAACCGCTTCTACACACCACACAATTGGACAACCTGTGCCAGATGCTGTCTGCAGAGTTAGCTGCACTCGCACCATTTGCATCTACGCATGGATACTCACTCCCACCCACGCCAACTCAGAACCAGATTCGAGACGCCGTTGAAAACATGAACAGTCTTTTCCGACTGGTGACCGAGCAAAGCATCGTGCCACCACCGATCGCACCTTCAATAGCCATACCGCCTTTGCCGGGACAGTACGGCAGCATAACCAATGCAATCGGGGGGTTGTTCCCACCAAGCGGCTCGCCACGCTCGCTTACTGATTGGCTCAAGTTGCTTCTTGCACTACTGGTCAGTTTGCCAGCTCTGCTCGTCGACATTGCTCGGTTTTTCGCGGATTTGGCGGCGGGTGTTGTCCTCTATCCGCTCGAAGCGGCACTTTACCTCTTGCAGAGCATTCTCTATCGGTCGTACAGGATAACACGCTGGTTTCTTGTCGTCTCGGGAGTTGCCTTTCCTTTGCGTGATGAAATCAACTCGTCAATCGGTCGTCAATTTATCACTTGTCGGCACCCCAGCGGCGGCGACGATTATCCCCGCGTCCCTCACGCAGTCCGGAGCTGGCGTGCTCGGTTCCAGGCTGTTGGACGCCTCCTGGAGTTCGAAGCAACTGACTTAGACTACCTTCACTATCCAACGGGCGAACTCGAAAGACCAATCGTCGAACCGTCTCCGTACCGCCAGGGTGTGACGCCTGACTACTTTATCTCTGAACTTCAGCCTGATCACTCATACGTCAGCCAGTGGACGAGTGTCTCGACTCCCACTGACCTAAGTAAGCTACCGCGAGTCGTGCCAAAGGCTAGCGACCCGCAGGTAGCTGGATTTGGCAATGCGATAGAATTCTCACTCATGTACATCCATATGCCATCCATGTTTGATAACATTAATCTCGATTCGGATCGCGGCTATGCCTACAAGCAGTGGCGATGCGACGGTGGCATCGGCACAGGCGATCTCGTTAACGAACGATTCCTCTGA
- the queD gene encoding 6-carboxytetrahydropterin synthase QueD has translation MFLLNVRAHYDAAHFLRNYHGKCEKLHGHRYEVEAGLAFDDVGEGGMAYDFGEAKRHLRAVADRLDHENINDLPPFTEIEPSAENQARWIFEQLRELLGSHAEHLVYVRVWETPNQYAQYSLKPTW, from the coding sequence ATGTTCCTGCTGAACGTGAGGGCGCACTACGACGCCGCGCACTTCCTGCGCAACTACCACGGCAAGTGCGAGAAGCTGCACGGCCACCGCTACGAGGTGGAGGCCGGGCTGGCGTTCGACGACGTGGGCGAGGGCGGCATGGCCTACGACTTCGGCGAGGCCAAGCGCCACCTGCGCGCCGTCGCCGACCGCCTGGACCACGAGAACATCAACGACCTGCCGCCGTTCACCGAGATCGAGCCGAGCGCCGAGAACCAGGCGCGCTGGATCTTCGAGCAGCTGCGCGAGCTCCTCGGGTCTCACGCGGAACACCTCGTCTACGTCCGCGTGTGGGAGACGCCGAACCAGTACGCCCAGTATTCGCTCAAGCCGACCTGGTGA